The Phlebotomus papatasi isolate M1 chromosome 3, Ppap_2.1, whole genome shotgun sequence genomic sequence TAGGAGTTCAGGAACACAAAATATCATGTTATTTTCTTTGAAGTAAGCCTTTGCTTGAGTGGTTTGCAAAGTGACAAGATTTTCTTTTTCGCTTTTCTGACCACTTCTTCTGAAAACTTTGTTTAGTAATCCTAGAGAGGGGATCCTGGAAGTATTTAGCGGTAGTGCAAATCTCAATGGGCGTCCCCTAAACATCTTAGCATAGTCCGGATTACTTTGCATCTGTTTTAGGCTTTCAATATACATACAATCCAACATCTTCGGATCATTGTAGCAGCAAATATCCAGAACGAGATGATCATGTTTTTCAAATGAGTTAATCACATGGAGGAAAAAGAAGGCATCGGTATAGAAAGTATGTTTGAGAGATCCTGTTTCTCTATCTAAAAGATAGATGTGGGTGTTGTGGTCTTCGAACCACTTGAAGGAAGCAATCATAGGTTCATTTTTAACATGAGCTACTAACATATTCCTAACTGATACGCTAAGTGGCTGTTCCACTAGGACGAAGAAGTTCTCTGTGATCCCAAAAGTGTGCATATATCCAGGATGTAACTTCCACCTTGTTGGTTGAGTTGCAACGATCTTTGGTTTCTCCCACTGCTTTTCGCCTTCAGGAAATTCAAGTATACTGTACTTTGGACCCATTCCAGTAACACAAAGTCCCAGGTTAAAAACTCTTCCGTCCGGCATAATGTGAGGATGAGATGAGTGATGGACAATCCCTATCCTATCGAAAAGATTAACTCTTTCCACAGTAGCAAGGCTCTCTACGTCAAATCTGAACATTACAGGAGTCTCAGCGAATGCGAACATCTGATCTCCAAATGGATAGACCGTAATCATTGCGTTGTCCGATCCAATCTCTCCGGGATGAAAGATCGAAGCAACGCGTGTAAAGATTGACTGGCAAGGATCAGGAACAGCTCTTGTACCAAATTCCGTAACTACAATTCTCTGAGCTGCACGATTTTTGTTGAAAACATTAGTTTCGATGAAACGACATTGGTACGTTACGGTACCATCCTGGAT encodes the following:
- the LOC129807930 gene encoding carotenoid isomerooxygenase, producing the protein MIKKLIWDKKDIEGRQPVKGGEKLYPNCDASVWTRSCEKEILQPIDGKITGSIPKWIRGSLLRNGPGNLKFGSSTFEHLFDSSALLHRFAIQDGTVTYQCRFIETNVFNKNRAAQRIVVTEFGTRAVPDPCQSIFTRVASIFHPGEIGSDNAMITVYPFGDQMFAFAETPVMFRFDVESLATVERVNLFDRIGIVHHSSHPHIMPDGRVFNLGLCVTGMGPKYSILEFPEGEKQWEKPKIVATQPTRWKLHPGYMHTFGITENFFVLVEQPLSVSVRNMLVAHVKNEPMIASFKWFEDHNTHIYLLDRETGSLKHTFYTDAFFFLHVINSFEKHDHLVLDICCYNDPKMLDCMYIESLKQMQSNPDYAKMFRGRPLRFALPLNTSRIPSLGLLNKVFRRSGQKSEKENLVTLQTTQAKAYFKENNMIFCVPELLCDLGCETPRINYEKNSRKEYRYFYAISSDVDANNPGTIIKVDVINKTRITWCEENCYPSEPVFVEAPNATSEDDGVILASLVWGQGDENHVGLIVLCAKTFTELGRSEFLTPSPVPKCLHGWFASKK